In the genome of Rhodoplanes sp. Z2-YC6860, one region contains:
- a CDS encoding MFS transporter, with protein sequence MADASSRSEKIKSVIRVSSGNFLEMYDFFVFGYYASAIGKTFFPAGSEFAQLMLAFMTFGAGFLMRPLGAIVLGAYIDHHGRRAGLLLTLVLMAIGTLSIALVPGYATLGVAAPIIVVLGRLIQGFSAGVELGGVSVYLSEIATPGNKGFYVSWQSGSQQIAVIFVALLGVWLSALLPPEEMTAWGWRIPFLVGCLIVPLIFFLRRSMEETAEFTERKKSQAHPTPKQILQSLLQNWRIVIIGMLLVTMTTVSFYFITAYTPTFGREVLKLTGTDSLLVTLGVGISNLFWLPVMGAVSDRVGRRPLLILFTVLMLVSAYPVLNWLVAAPSFQRLLIVELWLSFLYGSYNGAMVVALTEIVPVRLRTAGFSVAYSLATALFGGFTPAVSTYLIEVSGNRAVAGLWLMFAAACGLIAALLAWRPQFAERGAVAAAA encoded by the coding sequence ATGGCCGACGCATCGAGCCGCAGCGAAAAAATCAAATCCGTGATCCGCGTTTCCAGCGGAAACTTTCTGGAAATGTACGACTTCTTCGTGTTCGGCTACTACGCGAGCGCGATCGGCAAGACCTTCTTTCCCGCCGGCAGCGAATTCGCGCAACTCATGCTCGCCTTCATGACGTTCGGCGCGGGCTTCTTGATGCGGCCGCTCGGCGCGATTGTTCTCGGCGCCTATATCGACCATCACGGCCGGCGCGCGGGCCTGCTGCTGACGCTGGTGTTGATGGCCATCGGCACGCTGTCGATCGCGCTCGTGCCGGGTTACGCCACGCTCGGCGTCGCGGCCCCGATTATCGTCGTGCTCGGCCGCCTCATCCAGGGCTTCTCGGCCGGTGTCGAGCTCGGCGGCGTCTCGGTCTATCTGTCCGAGATCGCAACGCCCGGCAACAAAGGCTTCTACGTGAGCTGGCAATCCGGCAGCCAGCAGATCGCGGTGATCTTCGTGGCGCTGCTCGGTGTCTGGCTCAGCGCGCTGCTGCCGCCCGAGGAGATGACCGCCTGGGGCTGGCGCATCCCGTTCCTGGTCGGCTGCTTGATCGTGCCGCTGATCTTCTTCCTGCGCCGCTCGATGGAGGAGACCGCCGAATTCACCGAGCGCAAGAAGAGCCAGGCGCATCCGACGCCGAAACAGATCCTCCAGTCGCTGCTGCAGAACTGGCGGATCGTCATCATCGGCATGCTGCTGGTGACCATGACCACGGTGTCGTTCTACTTCATCACCGCCTACACGCCGACCTTCGGCCGCGAGGTGCTGAAGCTCACCGGCACCGACAGCCTGCTGGTGACGCTCGGCGTCGGCATCTCCAACCTGTTCTGGCTGCCGGTGATGGGCGCGGTGTCCGACCGCGTCGGACGGCGACCCTTGTTGATCCTGTTCACCGTGCTGATGCTGGTGAGCGCGTACCCGGTGCTGAATTGGCTCGTCGCCGCGCCATCGTTCCAGCGGCTGCTGATCGTCGAACTCTGGCTGTCGTTCCTCTACGGCAGCTACAACGGCGCGATGGTGGTGGCGCTGACCGAGATCGTGCCGGTGCGGCTACGCACCGCGGGCTTCTCGGTGGCCTATAGCCTCGCCACCGCGCTGTTCGGCGGCTTCACGCCAGCGGTCAGCACCTATCTGATCGAGGTGAGCGGCAACCGCGCGGTGGCAGGGCTGTGGCTGATGTTCGCCGCCGCCTGCGGACTCATCGCGGCGCTGCTGGCCTGGAGGCCGCAGTTCGCCGAGCGTGGCGCGGTGGCCGCGGCGGCGTGA
- a CDS encoding TraR/DksA family transcriptional regulator, which yields MNQHQGVTETLKARLAELRQHLVKVDRSLHKPLSADSGDQAIELENQDALAEIERSEIKEARQIEAALKRIADGKYGTCAKCGAPIDPKRLKALPTAATCISCSA from the coding sequence ATGAATCAGCACCAAGGCGTCACAGAGACACTGAAGGCGCGCCTCGCCGAGCTACGGCAGCATCTGGTGAAGGTCGATCGCTCATTGCACAAACCGCTGTCCGCCGACTCTGGGGACCAGGCCATCGAGCTGGAAAATCAGGACGCGCTCGCAGAAATCGAACGGTCTGAGATCAAAGAAGCCCGTCAGATCGAGGCCGCTCTGAAGCGGATAGCCGATGGCAAGTACGGAACGTGCGCCAAGTGCGGGGCGCCGATCGACCCGAAACGCCTGAAGGCGCTTCCAACGGCGGCAACATGCATTTCCTGTTCGGCTTGA